The proteins below are encoded in one region of Serratia symbiotica:
- a CDS encoding phage tail protein, whose protein sequence is MKDIISPVNTEDGLFHDGDPSTGIEGTAVSAKWLNPVQGAIIGNQQELASVLKEAGIKIDPSKQDQLLAAIKKITGTATEGFLRVGDFGLGRGSRHLDDALSELYQFYRVNNTSKNRPGDGVYGVVSLPCDGGPSAGYLAVSNNGELWVGNSNGTAMKWRRTLTSDNENYPIGAPIPWPSDTPPAGYTLMQGQTFDKEKYPALAVAYPNGVIPDMRGWMIKGNPASGRTILSQEQDGVKSHAHTGTVSVTDLGRKNTSGFDYGSKETTVFDHGTKGTDVQGHHAHGGVPSRNHPWEIGGDNWTSFNYQEVGATDGAGEHAHSIYIGGHTHRVVIGAHNHYIDIGAHGHNVTINATGNSENTVKNVAFNYIVRLA, encoded by the coding sequence ATGAAAGACATTATTTCTCCGGTCAATACTGAGGACGGCCTGTTTCATGATGGTGACCCGTCAACAGGTATAGAAGGCACTGCGGTGTCTGCCAAATGGCTGAACCCAGTACAGGGTGCCATTATCGGCAACCAGCAAGAATTAGCCTCCGTACTTAAAGAAGCGGGAATTAAAATCGACCCGTCCAAGCAAGACCAATTACTGGCGGCAATCAAGAAAATCACAGGCACGGCAACGGAAGGATTTTTGAGGGTCGGTGATTTTGGTTTGGGCAGAGGCTCAAGGCATCTTGATGATGCGCTAAGTGAGTTATATCAATTTTACCGGGTTAATAATACATCAAAAAACAGGCCGGGAGACGGCGTTTATGGAGTTGTTAGCCTGCCTTGCGATGGTGGCCCCTCAGCTGGTTATCTGGCTGTATCGAACAACGGAGAGCTGTGGGTCGGTAATTCGAACGGCACTGCAATGAAATGGCGACGAACTTTAACGTCGGATAATGAAAACTATCCGATCGGCGCGCCCATTCCCTGGCCAAGTGACACGCCCCCCGCAGGTTACACGTTAATGCAAGGCCAAACGTTTGATAAGGAAAAATACCCTGCACTTGCAGTCGCTTATCCTAATGGCGTGATCCCTGATATGCGTGGCTGGATGATTAAGGGTAATCCAGCCAGTGGCCGGACTATATTAAGCCAAGAACAAGATGGCGTAAAATCACATGCTCATACAGGCACAGTGAGCGTAACGGATTTAGGCAGGAAGAATACCAGTGGTTTCGATTATGGTTCTAAAGAAACTACAGTCTTTGATCATGGTACAAAAGGGACGGATGTGCAGGGACATCATGCACATGGCGGGGTGCCGTCTCGTAACCATCCATGGGAAATTGGTGGTGATAACTGGACATCATTTAACTATCAAGAAGTGGGGGCCACTGACGGCGCGGGTGAGCATGCACACAGTATCTATATCGGTGGGCACACTCATCGGGTAGTGATTGGTGCTCATAACCATTATATTGATATTGGCGCTCATGGCCATAACGTAACAATCAATGCGACAGGCAATAGCGAAAACACAGTTAAAAACGTTGCGTTCAATTATATTGTGAGGCTTGCATAA
- a CDS encoding TonB-dependent siderophore receptor has protein sequence MMIKNKHLAVTSTSPLTGKKRLAVFTTLLAAAFPLHAADQREETLVVTATAPEVPSSPLKGLVAKNSDAGTKTAVPLVKTPQNISVVTRAQMDAQGATTVSNALNYTSGAFTNYRGSSNRNDEVVVRGFRYAPKFLDGLSYGLGGQGSTTGKIDPWLLERVELVHGPASVLYGQVNPGGLINMTSKRPTAESIHNVQARGGNKHLGEVAFDFGGALNDENTLLYRLNGIASTQHQFVKDYKEQRVAIAPALTWLPNSDTSFTLLTSYQNDPKSGYRNFLPSLGTVTATDKGQYIPYDINVSDPTYNLSKREQTSVGYLFDHSFNENVTLVQNLRYSTMNSKYKYMVYTWNNPEISQTNIARRAQREDTSADELSFDNHLNAKFDTGALSHNVVGGLDYKWSKSTSELRRVGGEKYYFDWANPVYGIPVDESQMSKTIDSVKKLDQIGLYLQDQLEWRNWNLLLSGRHDWSEIRTQDRTNNTKMQQNDSKFTGRAALLYAFDFGLSPYVSYSTSFEPNLDRGAPGAAPFKPTTGEQTEVGLKFQPKGSDTMLSLALFDINQKNITSYNSILGYNEQIGKTRSRGVETELHSQLTPEIAVIANYTLTDAVIKESNTAAQIDKALAVIPHHMASLWGSYTFQQGPLKSFTLGSGVRYTGTSYGDNTETFKVPAYTLYDLMARYDLGEASSALKGTTVQFNVNNLTNKHYVASCGGTSACFYGSGRTMFATVSYSW, from the coding sequence ATGATGATAAAAAACAAACATCTGGCGGTAACAAGCACCTCGCCGCTCACCGGCAAGAAACGTCTTGCCGTATTCACCACGCTGCTGGCCGCCGCTTTCCCACTGCACGCGGCAGACCAGCGGGAAGAAACACTGGTGGTTACGGCAACGGCCCCTGAAGTGCCCTCCTCCCCGCTTAAGGGCCTGGTGGCCAAAAACAGCGATGCCGGAACCAAAACGGCGGTTCCGCTGGTAAAAACGCCGCAGAACATTTCGGTGGTGACACGCGCCCAGATGGACGCCCAGGGCGCAACTACGGTTTCTAATGCGCTGAACTACACCAGCGGTGCATTCACCAACTATCGCGGCTCTTCCAACCGCAACGATGAAGTGGTAGTGCGCGGCTTCCGCTACGCGCCTAAATTCCTCGACGGATTAAGCTACGGCCTTGGTGGCCAGGGCAGCACAACCGGGAAAATTGACCCGTGGCTACTGGAGCGGGTGGAGCTGGTGCACGGCCCGGCATCCGTGTTGTACGGCCAGGTGAACCCGGGCGGACTCATTAACATGACCAGCAAACGCCCGACCGCCGAATCAATCCATAACGTTCAGGCACGCGGCGGCAACAAGCATCTCGGTGAAGTGGCATTCGATTTCGGTGGCGCGCTGAACGATGAAAATACCCTGCTCTACCGTCTGAACGGTATCGCCAGTACCCAGCACCAATTTGTGAAAGACTACAAAGAGCAGCGTGTGGCGATTGCGCCAGCCCTCACCTGGCTACCGAATAGCGATACCAGCTTTACCCTCCTGACCAGCTACCAGAACGATCCTAAATCCGGCTATCGCAACTTCCTGCCTTCCCTTGGCACCGTCACCGCGACCGATAAAGGGCAGTACATTCCTTACGATATAAACGTCAGCGATCCGACCTATAACCTCTCGAAACGCGAACAAACGTCGGTCGGCTATCTGTTTGATCACAGCTTCAACGAAAACGTCACCCTGGTGCAGAACCTGCGCTACTCGACCATGAACAGTAAATACAAGTACATGGTCTACACGTGGAACAACCCGGAGATATCCCAGACCAACATCGCGCGCCGTGCCCAGCGCGAAGATACCAGCGCCGATGAGCTCTCTTTCGATAACCACCTGAACGCCAAATTCGACACCGGCGCGCTGTCTCATAACGTCGTCGGCGGGCTGGATTATAAGTGGAGCAAAAGCACCAGCGAGCTGCGGCGCGTAGGGGGAGAGAAATACTATTTCGACTGGGCGAACCCGGTTTACGGCATTCCGGTCGATGAAAGCCAGATGTCCAAAACCATCGACAGCGTGAAAAAGCTCGACCAGATTGGCCTCTATTTGCAAGACCAGTTGGAGTGGAGAAACTGGAACCTGCTGCTGTCCGGCCGCCACGACTGGAGCGAAATTCGCACACAGGATCGCACCAACAATACCAAAATGCAGCAGAACGACAGCAAGTTCACCGGACGCGCGGCATTGTTATACGCCTTTGACTTCGGCCTGTCGCCTTACGTCAGCTACAGCACTTCATTCGAGCCTAACCTCGACCGGGGTGCACCGGGTGCGGCACCGTTTAAACCAACCACCGGCGAACAAACGGAAGTGGGCCTGAAGTTCCAGCCTAAGGGCAGCGATACCATGCTGAGCCTGGCGCTGTTCGACATCAACCAGAAGAACATTACCTCGTACAACAGTATCCTTGGCTACAACGAGCAGATCGGGAAAACGCGCTCAAGAGGCGTGGAAACTGAGCTTCACTCGCAACTGACCCCTGAAATCGCCGTAATCGCCAACTACACCCTGACCGACGCGGTAATCAAAGAGAGCAATACCGCCGCTCAGATCGATAAAGCACTGGCCGTGATCCCGCACCATATGGCCTCCCTGTGGGGCAGCTACACCTTCCAGCAAGGGCCGCTGAAAAGTTTCACCCTGGGCAGCGGCGTGCGCTACACCGGCACCAGCTACGGCGACAATACCGAAACGTTCAAAGTCCCTGCCTACACCTTGTATGACCTGATGGCCCGCTACGACCTGGGTGAAGCCAGTTCTGCCCTGAAAGGCACCACCGTTCAGTTCAACGTCAACAACCTGACCAATAAGCACTACGTCGCCTCCTGCGGCGGAACCTCAGCGTGCTTCTACGGCTCCGGCCGCACGATGTTCGCTACGGTCAGCTACAGCTGGTAA
- a CDS encoding tail fiber assembly protein, with protein MFKFSDNAQTIRVFNFLADTKEFIGAGDAYIPANTGLPACCTEIEGPQPEKGCVICFDPDKQAWFQIENHRGEVVYDKATAHERVIELLGPLPDGYTYVKPIGDYVKWDGEKWVSDIEAENEALISQARAKKAQLTRDADSIINTLTDAIELGMATESEKNKLIEWKKYRIQLSRIDCTIPADICWPAISAE; from the coding sequence ATGTTTAAATTCTCAGATAATGCACAAACTATTCGCGTCTTCAATTTTCTGGCAGACACCAAGGAATTCATTGGCGCAGGAGATGCATATATTCCTGCAAACACAGGCCTACCTGCTTGCTGTACTGAAATTGAAGGCCCGCAGCCAGAGAAAGGATGTGTTATCTGCTTTGATCCTGATAAACAAGCATGGTTTCAAATTGAGAACCACCGAGGCGAGGTGGTTTACGATAAAGCTACAGCGCATGAGCGGGTCATTGAGCTTTTAGGCCCATTGCCCGATGGATATACTTACGTGAAGCCAATCGGAGATTATGTTAAGTGGGATGGTGAGAAATGGGTCAGTGATATCGAAGCTGAAAATGAGGCATTGATAAGCCAAGCGAGAGCTAAAAAAGCTCAACTTACCAGAGACGCCGACTCAATCATTAATACACTTACTGATGCCATTGAACTGGGCATGGCTACTGAGTCAGAGAAAAACAAACTGATCGAATGGAAGAAGTACCGTATCCAACTAAGCCGCATTGATTGCACTATTCCCGCTGATATTTGCTGGCCAGCCATATCAGCGGAATAA
- a CDS encoding (2,3-dihydroxybenzoyl)adenylate synthase yields the protein MIAFNRWPDSFARRYRERRYWLDLPMTDILTRHAENANTAVICNDKHVSYQQLNDSALRLAAALARRGVRQGQTALVQLGNEAEFYIVFFALLHLGVTPVNALFSHQRSELTAYADQVAPALLIADKRHRLFAEETFIESLMNRLLTLQTVLLHHADGKESLGSLMEEEVGEFIPTPTPANEVAFFQLSGGSTGTPKLIPRTHNDYYYSIRASNPLCGVTEQTRYLCALSAAHNYPMSSPGALGLFYAGGCVIMAPDPSPDSCFPLISRYNITLAALVPPALSVWLEAVKLAGNASALASLTLLQVGGARLEASLASRIPVELGCQLQQVFGMAEGLVNYTRLDDDEQHIFTTQGRPISEDDEVWVADAEGNPLPHGSAGLLMTRGPYTFRGYYNSPQHNQMVFDKDGFYCSGDVVIQHADGYLQVVGREKDQINRGGEKVAAEEIEHLLLRHPSVLHAALVAVPDPLMGEKSCAFIVSREAVKSVALRRYLREQDIADYKLPDRFEYLASLPLTPVGKINKQQLRAMAAAAQTQGDAL from the coding sequence ATGATTGCCTTCAACCGCTGGCCAGATTCTTTCGCCCGGCGCTACCGCGAACGGAGATATTGGCTCGATCTCCCGATGACCGACATTCTCACCCGCCACGCTGAAAATGCGAATACGGCCGTTATCTGCAACGATAAACACGTCAGCTATCAACAGTTGAACGATAGCGCGCTCAGGTTAGCCGCTGCGCTCGCAAGGCGTGGCGTGCGTCAGGGGCAAACCGCTTTGGTGCAACTGGGCAATGAAGCTGAGTTCTACATTGTATTTTTCGCGCTGCTGCATCTTGGCGTAACGCCGGTCAATGCCCTGTTTAGTCACCAGCGCAGCGAACTAACGGCCTATGCCGACCAGGTAGCCCCGGCGCTGCTGATTGCCGACAAGCGGCATCGCTTGTTTGCAGAGGAGACTTTCATTGAATCGCTAATGAATCGCCTGCTTACGCTGCAAACCGTGCTGTTGCATCATGCGGATGGAAAAGAATCGCTCGGCTCTTTGATGGAAGAAGAGGTGGGTGAATTTATCCCCACGCCAACGCCCGCCAATGAAGTCGCTTTCTTTCAGCTTTCCGGCGGCAGCACGGGCACGCCAAAGCTTATCCCACGCACACATAACGATTACTACTACAGTATCCGGGCCAGCAACCCGCTGTGCGGCGTCACGGAGCAAACCCGCTATCTGTGCGCTCTGTCGGCGGCACATAACTACCCGATGAGCTCCCCCGGCGCACTCGGCCTCTTCTACGCGGGCGGCTGCGTCATCATGGCACCCGACCCCAGCCCGGACAGCTGTTTCCCGCTGATATCGCGCTACAATATCACCCTCGCCGCGCTGGTCCCTCCCGCTCTTAGCGTTTGGCTGGAAGCTGTAAAGCTTGCCGGTAACGCCAGCGCGCTGGCGAGCCTGACCCTGCTACAGGTCGGCGGTGCAAGGCTCGAAGCCAGCCTGGCGAGCCGCATTCCAGTCGAGCTGGGCTGCCAGCTTCAACAGGTGTTCGGCATGGCTGAAGGGCTGGTGAACTACACCCGTCTTGATGACGACGAGCAGCATATCTTCACTACTCAGGGTCGCCCTATCAGCGAAGACGATGAAGTCTGGGTCGCCGACGCCGAGGGCAATCCGCTCCCGCATGGCTCAGCCGGGCTGCTGATGACGCGTGGCCCCTATACCTTCCGCGGCTACTACAACAGCCCGCAGCATAACCAGATGGTGTTTGATAAAGACGGTTTTTACTGCTCGGGCGACGTCGTCATTCAGCATGCCGATGGTTATTTGCAGGTGGTGGGTCGTGAAAAAGATCAGATTAACCGTGGCGGTGAAAAGGTCGCCGCAGAAGAAATTGAGCACCTGCTGCTGCGCCATCCCTCGGTGCTACACGCCGCGCTGGTTGCCGTGCCCGATCCGCTGATGGGGGAAAAAAGCTGCGCCTTTATCGTAAGCCGCGAGGCGGTTAAATCCGTTGCGTTACGCCGTTATCTGCGCGAACAGGACATCGCCGACTACAAACTGCCAGACCGTTTTGAGTATCTGGCGTCGCTGCCACTGACGCCGGTCGGGAAAATCAACAAACAGCAGTTGCGGGCAATGGCCGCCGCTGCGCAAACACAAGGAGACGCACTATGA
- a CDS encoding YmfQ family protein — translation MNGQDYAELLGLLLPPKSYSLDGKQLSAELLAEGNCLARTEIKSDEVLNGITPFFAVSLLSDWERVLAISVDSSMTIQQRRQQVLAKINATGGLSRKYFINLAKSLGYNITIDEPEPFRAGINRAGDRLWVPEIIWVWIVNIDDAQVPVYRFRAGSSVAGERLMTFGQNLIENIFQDLKPAHTQVVFNYKEKPTP, via the coding sequence ATGAACGGCCAGGATTACGCCGAGCTACTGGGGCTGTTGTTGCCGCCTAAAAGCTATTCCCTGGACGGCAAGCAATTAAGCGCGGAGCTGCTGGCGGAAGGCAATTGCCTGGCGCGCACGGAAATCAAGTCGGACGAGGTATTGAATGGGATTACGCCGTTCTTTGCCGTCAGCCTGCTGTCGGACTGGGAACGGGTGCTGGCTATCAGCGTTGACAGTAGCATGACAATACAGCAGCGCCGCCAGCAGGTGCTGGCCAAGATTAACGCCACCGGCGGCCTGAGCCGGAAATATTTTATCAACCTGGCCAAATCGCTGGGCTACAACATCACTATTGACGAACCGGAACCCTTTAGAGCGGGCATTAACCGCGCAGGTGATCGTCTTTGGGTGCCGGAAATTATCTGGGTCTGGATAGTGAATATCGACGATGCCCAGGTGCCGGTGTATCGCTTCCGGGCAGGCAGTTCGGTCGCAGGTGAAAGGCTTATGACATTCGGCCAAAACTTGATTGAAAACATATTCCAGGATTTAAAACCTGCACATACGCAAGTGGTCTTTAATTACAAGGAGAAACCCACGCCATGA
- a CDS encoding isochorismate synthase: MSGIANVPRITPLPQRGDAIFLSPHRSLLARGRIASLAHPTEFAHLDNSEFSKQFQALFGEARRAGVERPIVIGAIPFDKSQPSALFTPESYHWLDRKAWTQPTSGSHIQGECRFQPNHDDFCQMVSSAVSQLKAGELSKVVLSRLLHITSSQPQNALLLWQQLNCQNPASYNFHLPLAGGTLIGASPELLLRKQGDEILSTPLAGSARRADDSAVDAKLKQALVASSKDQHEHRIVIEAIRRRLGEHCLQLTIPDPELLSTPTLWHLATQIHGRVQNPQENALSLACRLHPTPALCGTPYQRAHELIGQLEPFKRGWFGGIVGWCDDEGNGEWVVTIRCGYIQPQQITLFAGAGIVADSQPESEWHETSVKLGTMLRALGFMQTQENAS; this comes from the coding sequence TTGTCTGGTATCGCCAACGTTCCCCGTATAACTCCGCTCCCACAGCGGGGAGACGCAATTTTCCTCTCTCCGCACAGGAGTTTGCTGGCCCGGGGAAGGATTGCTTCACTGGCCCATCCCACCGAATTCGCCCATCTCGACAACAGCGAGTTCAGCAAGCAGTTTCAGGCACTCTTTGGCGAAGCTCGCCGCGCGGGGGTGGAGAGGCCGATTGTGATAGGGGCAATCCCCTTTGATAAAAGCCAGCCCAGTGCGCTTTTCACGCCTGAAAGCTATCACTGGCTCGACCGTAAGGCCTGGACTCAGCCCACCTCTGGCAGCCATATTCAGGGGGAGTGCCGCTTTCAGCCGAACCACGACGATTTTTGCCAGATGGTCAGCTCGGCGGTCAGCCAGCTTAAAGCGGGCGAACTGAGTAAAGTTGTGCTGTCGCGCCTGTTGCACATCACGTCGTCCCAACCGCAAAACGCGCTGCTTCTCTGGCAGCAGTTAAACTGTCAAAACCCGGCAAGCTATAACTTCCACCTACCGCTGGCGGGCGGCACGCTGATCGGCGCCAGCCCAGAGCTACTGCTGCGCAAGCAGGGCGACGAGATCTTGTCCACGCCGCTGGCAGGTTCCGCACGTCGTGCCGATGATTCGGCGGTTGATGCCAAGCTGAAGCAAGCGCTGGTTGCCTCCAGCAAAGACCAGCATGAACACCGGATTGTCATCGAAGCCATTCGCCGCAGGCTAGGTGAACACTGCCTGCAGTTGACCATACCCGATCCAGAATTGCTCAGCACACCAACCCTTTGGCACCTCGCCACCCAAATCCACGGACGGGTACAAAATCCGCAGGAAAATGCCCTTTCGCTGGCCTGCCGACTTCACCCTACGCCGGCCCTCTGCGGCACGCCCTACCAACGGGCACACGAACTTATCGGCCAGTTGGAACCGTTCAAACGCGGCTGGTTTGGCGGCATCGTCGGCTGGTGCGACGACGAGGGCAACGGCGAATGGGTCGTCACCATTCGCTGCGGTTATATCCAACCACAGCAGATAACGCTGTTCGCCGGAGCCGGGATCGTCGCCGACTCCCAACCTGAAAGTGAATGGCACGAAACCAGCGTGAAGCTCGGCACCATGCTGAGGGCGCTCGGCTTTATGCAGACCCAGGAAAACGCATCATGA
- the fes gene encoding enterochelin esterase, translating to MVRHPAGAAAALLAENEAGSPAWWQRVAEVGTPIVEEVPGFPHLKLTFFWRDPQGDESTSPICRVYLDINGVTNHHSFSPASLERLPGSDIWTTSLQQANDWRGSYSLIPVNAAQLPPEPTGMPEQQREWWCSLFPFTLADPLNPYAPHGNARGMRLSGIHLPEALSQHDWREVDSGRAPERDEKHFRLEWKSARLGNQRRCWLWRPEGTEEMALPLVVVLDGQNWATQMSLLPVLEQQTRRAGLPAAVWLMIDAVDDATRSRELPCNADFWLAVQEELLPQARNLTPFTDDPALTVVAGQSYGGLSALYAGLYWPQRFGCVLTQSGSFWWPNMKFMTHYEAREQHEKGYLTQQVSRRPGAAPLRIFQEAGLLEQDIHFVNQQMLQALLEAGHEVHYRSYHGGHDVLCWRGGLMDGVRWLLGDRPAAGFDADKEKR from the coding sequence ATGGTGCGACATCCGGCCGGAGCGGCCGCCGCTTTGCTGGCAGAAAACGAGGCTGGAAGTCCGGCGTGGTGGCAACGGGTTGCTGAGGTGGGAACGCCGATAGTGGAGGAGGTGCCTGGCTTCCCGCATCTAAAACTGACCTTCTTCTGGCGCGATCCTCAGGGCGATGAATCCACTTCTCCCATTTGTCGGGTCTACCTCGATATAAACGGCGTCACAAATCATCACAGTTTTTCCCCCGCCAGTCTGGAACGCCTGCCCGGCAGCGATATCTGGACCACATCTCTTCAGCAAGCTAATGATTGGCGCGGAAGCTATAGCCTGATCCCGGTAAACGCAGCGCAGCTTCCGCCGGAACCAACCGGTATGCCTGAGCAGCAGCGTGAATGGTGGTGCTCGCTCTTTCCTTTCACCCTCGCCGACCCGCTAAACCCTTACGCGCCTCACGGCAACGCACGTGGGATGCGTTTGTCCGGTATTCACCTGCCGGAAGCACTCAGCCAGCATGACTGGCGTGAGGTTGATTCAGGTCGCGCTCCAGAAAGGGATGAAAAGCATTTTCGACTCGAATGGAAAAGCGCGCGGCTTGGCAATCAGCGGCGCTGCTGGCTCTGGAGGCCAGAAGGTACAGAAGAGATGGCGCTGCCGCTGGTGGTGGTGCTGGACGGGCAAAACTGGGCAACCCAGATGTCGTTACTTCCGGTACTGGAACAGCAAACCCGGCGGGCGGGCCTGCCGGCTGCGGTATGGCTGATGATTGACGCCGTCGACGACGCGACCCGCTCCCGCGAGCTGCCTTGTAATGCCGACTTCTGGCTGGCGGTACAGGAAGAGCTTCTCCCGCAGGCCCGTAACCTTACGCCTTTTACCGATGACCCTGCTTTAACGGTGGTGGCCGGGCAGAGCTATGGCGGCCTCTCGGCACTATACGCCGGGCTTTACTGGCCGCAGCGATTTGGCTGCGTGCTTACCCAATCAGGTTCTTTCTGGTGGCCAAACATGAAGTTTATGACCCACTACGAAGCGCGCGAGCAGCATGAAAAAGGCTACCTCACTCAGCAGGTTTCACGGCGGCCTGGCGCTGCCCCGCTGCGCATATTTCAGGAGGCCGGGCTGCTTGAACAGGACATCCATTTTGTGAATCAGCAAATGCTTCAGGCTCTGCTTGAAGCCGGGCACGAGGTGCACTACCGCAGCTATCACGGTGGCCACGACGTGCTGTGCTGGCGAGGTGGTTTGATGGATGGCGTTCGCTGGCTGCTTGGGGATCGCCCGGCGGCAGGATTTGATGCAGACAAGGAAAAGAGATGA
- a CDS encoding DNA adenine methylase produces the protein MAKHLLPLFPEHKCYVEPFCGGAALFFRKNASKVEVINDVNGELINLYRVVKNHLEEFVRQFKWALSSRQIFEWEKATPVEILTDIQRAARFYYLQNMAFGAKVEGQTFGTATTAPVGINLLRLEENLSAAHLRLARTTIEHLSWLECIEKYDRPHTLFYLDPPYWGTQGYGVEFGLEQYDAIAKMARKIKGSMIISVNDIPEMRQTFSGLNIEAVELKYSIGSNRHQGKELIISNFT, from the coding sequence ATGGCAAAGCATCTGTTACCCCTTTTTCCTGAGCATAAGTGCTACGTTGAGCCATTTTGCGGCGGGGCAGCACTTTTTTTCAGAAAAAATGCTTCAAAGGTTGAAGTCATTAATGACGTAAACGGTGAGCTAATTAATCTGTATCGCGTGGTCAAAAATCACCTGGAGGAGTTTGTTCGCCAGTTCAAGTGGGCGCTTAGCAGTCGGCAGATATTTGAGTGGGAAAAAGCAACTCCAGTTGAAATATTGACCGATATACAACGGGCGGCTCGGTTTTATTACCTCCAGAATATGGCCTTTGGGGCAAAGGTCGAGGGACAAACTTTTGGAACCGCAACGACTGCTCCAGTAGGTATTAATCTGTTAAGGTTGGAGGAAAACCTCTCAGCAGCTCATCTGCGGCTTGCTCGTACAACGATAGAACATCTGAGCTGGCTTGAATGCATAGAGAAATATGATCGTCCTCATACCTTGTTTTATCTTGATCCTCCCTATTGGGGCACGCAGGGTTATGGTGTTGAGTTTGGGCTGGAACAATACGATGCCATAGCCAAAATGGCTCGCAAAATCAAAGGTAGCATGATCATATCGGTAAATGACATCCCGGAGATGCGACAAACGTTCTCTGGCTTGAACATTGAAGCAGTCGAACTTAAATATTCAATAGGCAGCAACCGTCATCAGGGAAAAGAGTTAATCATCAGTAACTTTACCTGA
- a CDS encoding GNAT family N-acetyltransferase produces MLKKLINPAFLGWSLGTALDYEMCHHMYGGSFITHPDVLAFIHARFDCSPSVHIKRDSNGALLGAFCAWKKAHLAGDIAITQKLGIERYPFNKDEIILPFNQKLRGILPFRTKLISSLNRANIFNSTFKLNSDRAVCIAKGCGNNGFSSKTKNSRNRELNKFLAAGGEIVEQSIFSPDELTTIYFDLFESRWGHRPDNYLETVDMLTSLRSFFFGHVLFLAGKPCAFQFITKADSPTWINFDYVNGGYDKTHHSFCPGTIVTWVNIKSAYELCNSTGKTMRYSFGRPTAAYKDRWCRKEPLGRILSL; encoded by the coding sequence ATGTTAAAAAAATTGATAAATCCAGCTTTCCTGGGCTGGAGTTTGGGAACCGCCTTAGATTACGAGATGTGCCATCACATGTACGGTGGCAGTTTCATCACGCATCCTGATGTGTTGGCGTTCATTCACGCCCGTTTTGATTGCTCTCCCTCTGTCCACATAAAAAGAGATTCTAATGGTGCGTTGCTCGGCGCTTTCTGTGCATGGAAGAAAGCGCACCTTGCCGGGGATATTGCTATAACACAAAAATTAGGTATCGAGCGTTACCCGTTTAATAAAGATGAAATAATTCTACCCTTTAACCAAAAATTAAGAGGCATCCTCCCATTTAGGACAAAGTTAATATCCTCGCTTAATCGAGCTAATATATTTAATTCAACTTTTAAACTAAACAGTGATCGTGCCGTATGTATAGCCAAAGGATGTGGTAATAATGGGTTTTCCTCAAAAACTAAAAATAGCAGAAATAGAGAGCTAAATAAATTTCTTGCTGCCGGTGGCGAAATAGTTGAACAATCAATTTTCTCACCTGATGAACTTACAACAATCTATTTTGACCTTTTTGAATCTCGATGGGGGCATCGGCCAGACAATTACTTAGAAACCGTCGATATGCTTACCTCACTTCGATCATTCTTCTTTGGTCATGTTCTTTTTCTTGCTGGTAAGCCCTGTGCCTTTCAATTCATTACCAAAGCTGACAGTCCTACGTGGATCAATTTTGATTATGTCAACGGTGGCTACGACAAGACTCATCACTCTTTTTGCCCTGGTACGATCGTAACTTGGGTCAATATAAAGTCAGCCTATGAACTTTGTAACTCAACCGGTAAAACCATGCGCTATTCGTTCGGACGCCCCACAGCTGCATACAAGGACAGATGGTGTCGAAAAGAGCCTCTAGGGCGTATTTTGTCACTGTAA
- a CDS encoding MbtH family protein produces MSQQHQNPFDDESQPFFVLMNAQQQYSLWPEFAAIPAGWQSVFGPESRANCIAWVEQVW; encoded by the coding sequence ATGAGCCAGCAACATCAGAATCCGTTTGATGACGAGTCGCAGCCGTTTTTCGTCCTGATGAACGCGCAACAGCAGTATAGCCTGTGGCCAGAGTTTGCGGCCATTCCGGCAGGGTGGCAGAGCGTATTTGGCCCGGAGAGTCGCGCCAACTGCATCGCGTGGGTTGAACAGGTTTGGTAG